In the Petrotoga sp. 9PWA.NaAc.5.4 genome, one interval contains:
- a CDS encoding acyl-CoA dehydratase activase-related protein yields the protein MYYVGFDIGSSSIHVAVIDEKGNLKFVKEKIFHFGIPLKRLPEIWESIKSTIQGNIVSTSFTGIGAQYFNKVFPEILFDYESVTIPKGASFLESDVSYVFHIGAKDSYFFRLSHLNEEVNLLELSANSKCGGGSGILIEKQLKRLYLKNDSVFFKINDHQEKMQLMNNIYLQAEKEVKSYKDVQGFNARCGIVIQSDLIHEQNEGAQRPFLVSKLYSTVARNYKNDVVGARELDSSKIAIATGGVFSSDYILNNFANLSGLKVKRPKHHTAVAAIGIALEALEKKNEFVIDFERLSEISNFTKTKRPFAQPLYYFIDKVHDFQEEIQEISSNEIKDVTIGVDGGSTTTKAAVVDLETGALLDKIYISTHGDPEGALKEVFRHLSKKSKYYNVVGVCTTGSARKLYERILISDAKKKTLEEEGYLVLDGAVDEVTCHAKGIKFHDEEIDTIFEIGGQDMKFTSFKLNEKKATNQIKEARMNYSCQAGAGQTLENMAQILDLDVKSTLQEAALKAEKVPIIDSTCGVFMEMEENRLISEGFTKEEIAAAIVRSTASSYFNKFVGGPQHVQNKCSCQGGPALGKAFLAAMAQVTEKDIYAYPHRELFGAWGAGLFLREEILELKKEEKEVRSAFRGFEVVDMEFEKEETLCSDYFGKLSCKTRDCKLKIFNIAGEKVITGGFCPRGNSEGVGKIKIDYVEIYHRLFEKHFEGIRYQDLDKLENNDKITVGIHRCGVTLGDIGIWSAALFNKLGFLPVLSPVSDEEIAQRGINISPTEFCIAMKLVVGHADLLSKDHRIKYLFNPSVIEEVRDKKPMRKFCIYTEAEGYLLQDILDLEPKREILPVLYWKDKGRSAKAIYEELKRIGYSITQEDILKAIEYADEKVKLFKEDLNVQGERFLKKIEKSGEEGYIGLGRDYVILDPQASSQSGSMFTKQRGMNYIPQTFLEKYYIDIPIDELSYNEYWYQNAHILQASIFTARHPKLFPIRQMNFACGPDSVKFYHEDEIFKRSDKPFLHLVTDAQTNNAPFVTRAEAHERVVRKSTPRTDLQLKDFVLFPNGQKDKLKLGQRLWLIPYMGEASNLGKAILKHCGIEARVLPTATVKTKEAADRFITTEVCFPLRGVVGDAMATLEEIAKEKGKKWINDNIVIFLPTTSGPCRFGKYGEVLKIFLHKEGMDNIPIISPSVDTGYLQIEAPEQFKTLYQKADVLINVFRAIKIADLTDDLIRRFRPYCDDFTKFDETTQNLWKDLQELLINQGGSIKHLKQWVRNAIETFSNLAPNAKEHSLPLVLYIGEIYSRQHDPYTDYVIQKIEEERLEIIRGTIVEWLEYVIYINERRNPNFLFNFVDKYMAFTDWRFKRIFGDYRKDHDVLPKPQKIIEDMQKSRKYHGDIIGESPLVIGIFLKFLNGELTNERQQVSGIFHVGPFTCMQEGVAMAKMDAIAGKVSKENPSIVIPMIHAFFGDSANTNLEAEIAAFREQCYLKHRMIK from the coding sequence ATGTATTACGTAGGTTTTGATATTGGTTCTTCGAGTATTCATGTTGCGGTAATTGATGAAAAAGGAAACCTGAAATTTGTAAAAGAAAAAATTTTTCATTTTGGAATTCCCTTAAAAAGGTTACCAGAGATTTGGGAATCTATAAAATCAACCATTCAAGGAAATATAGTTTCAACATCTTTTACAGGAATAGGTGCCCAATATTTTAACAAAGTTTTTCCAGAAATTTTATTTGATTATGAAAGCGTAACGATTCCAAAAGGGGCGTCTTTTCTTGAATCGGACGTTTCATACGTGTTTCACATAGGTGCTAAAGATTCCTACTTTTTCCGTTTAAGTCATTTAAATGAAGAAGTAAATCTTTTAGAGTTATCAGCTAATAGTAAATGCGGTGGTGGTTCCGGAATATTAATAGAAAAGCAATTAAAGAGATTATATTTAAAAAATGATTCAGTTTTTTTCAAAATTAATGATCATCAAGAAAAAATGCAGCTTATGAACAATATTTACTTACAAGCTGAAAAAGAGGTAAAAAGTTATAAAGACGTTCAAGGATTTAATGCTCGATGTGGGATAGTGATTCAATCAGACTTAATACACGAGCAAAACGAAGGAGCTCAAAGGCCTTTCTTAGTGTCAAAATTATATTCTACTGTGGCAAGAAATTACAAAAACGATGTTGTAGGAGCAAGAGAATTAGATTCTTCCAAAATTGCGATTGCTACAGGAGGAGTTTTTTCGAGTGATTACATACTAAATAATTTTGCTAATTTAAGTGGTTTAAAAGTTAAACGCCCAAAACATCATACAGCAGTTGCAGCAATAGGAATCGCTTTAGAGGCTTTAGAAAAGAAAAATGAATTTGTTATAGATTTTGAAAGGTTATCCGAAATATCTAATTTTACTAAAACTAAACGCCCGTTTGCCCAGCCCTTGTATTATTTTATAGATAAAGTACACGATTTTCAAGAGGAAATACAAGAGATTTCTTCAAATGAAATAAAAGATGTTACAATCGGCGTCGATGGAGGTTCTACTACAACAAAAGCAGCTGTGGTAGATTTAGAAACAGGCGCACTTTTAGATAAAATATACATAAGTACTCATGGTGATCCTGAAGGTGCATTAAAAGAAGTATTCAGACACCTTTCAAAAAAATCCAAATATTATAATGTTGTAGGTGTTTGTACTACAGGATCTGCAAGAAAGCTTTACGAGAGAATTTTAATAAGTGACGCTAAAAAGAAAACTCTCGAAGAAGAAGGATACTTAGTTTTGGATGGGGCAGTAGATGAGGTTACTTGCCATGCAAAAGGGATAAAGTTTCACGATGAAGAGATTGATACGATTTTTGAAATTGGTGGCCAAGATATGAAGTTCACTTCTTTTAAACTAAACGAAAAAAAGGCTACCAATCAGATAAAGGAAGCAAGAATGAATTACTCTTGTCAAGCTGGTGCAGGACAAACTTTAGAAAATATGGCTCAAATATTAGATTTAGATGTAAAATCAACATTACAAGAAGCTGCTTTAAAAGCAGAAAAAGTCCCTATAATAGATTCTACTTGTGGCGTATTCATGGAAATGGAAGAAAATAGATTAATATCTGAAGGATTTACCAAAGAAGAGATAGCTGCAGCAATTGTAAGGTCAACAGCTTCAAGTTATTTCAATAAATTTGTAGGTGGTCCACAACATGTTCAAAATAAGTGTTCTTGTCAAGGGGGACCAGCTTTGGGGAAAGCTTTTTTAGCAGCTATGGCTCAGGTTACTGAAAAAGATATATATGCTTATCCTCATAGAGAACTGTTCGGTGCTTGGGGTGCAGGGCTTTTCTTAAGAGAAGAGATATTGGAACTGAAAAAAGAAGAAAAAGAAGTGAGATCTGCTTTTAGAGGTTTTGAAGTAGTAGATATGGAATTTGAAAAAGAAGAAACGTTATGTTCCGATTATTTTGGTAAATTATCATGTAAAACAAGAGATTGTAAGTTGAAGATTTTCAATATAGCTGGCGAAAAAGTTATAACAGGTGGTTTTTGTCCGCGTGGGAACAGTGAAGGAGTAGGAAAAATAAAAATAGATTATGTTGAGATATATCATCGACTTTTTGAAAAGCATTTTGAAGGAATAAGATATCAAGATCTCGATAAGTTAGAAAATAACGACAAAATAACCGTGGGTATTCATAGGTGCGGTGTGACTTTAGGAGATATAGGCATTTGGTCAGCAGCATTATTTAACAAATTGGGATTTTTGCCCGTACTTTCTCCTGTTTCAGATGAAGAAATTGCTCAAAGGGGAATAAATATATCTCCAACGGAATTTTGTATTGCAATGAAACTTGTTGTAGGACATGCAGATTTGTTATCTAAAGATCACCGAATAAAATATCTTTTTAACCCTTCTGTTATAGAAGAGGTTAGAGATAAAAAACCTATGAGAAAGTTCTGCATATATACAGAAGCAGAAGGCTATTTGTTACAAGACATTTTAGATCTTGAACCTAAAAGAGAAATTTTACCGGTTTTATACTGGAAAGATAAAGGGCGATCTGCCAAGGCTATATATGAAGAACTTAAAAGAATTGGTTATTCAATTACTCAAGAAGACATATTGAAAGCTATAGAGTATGCTGATGAAAAAGTTAAATTATTTAAGGAAGACTTAAATGTTCAAGGTGAAAGATTTTTAAAAAAAATAGAAAAATCAGGAGAAGAAGGATATATTGGCTTAGGCAGAGATTATGTTATTCTTGATCCACAAGCTTCTTCACAATCTGGTTCTATGTTCACTAAGCAAAGAGGCATGAACTATATCCCTCAAACGTTCTTGGAAAAATATTATATAGATATTCCTATCGACGAACTTTCTTACAACGAGTATTGGTATCAAAATGCACATATTCTACAAGCATCAATATTTACTGCAAGACATCCTAAATTATTTCCAATAAGGCAAATGAATTTTGCATGTGGACCAGATTCTGTAAAATTTTACCATGAAGATGAAATATTTAAGCGTTCCGATAAGCCGTTTTTACATTTGGTGACCGATGCCCAAACTAACAACGCTCCTTTTGTTACAAGAGCTGAAGCCCATGAACGTGTTGTTAGAAAAAGTACTCCAAGGACTGATTTACAATTAAAAGATTTTGTTTTGTTCCCAAATGGTCAAAAAGATAAGTTGAAATTAGGTCAAAGATTATGGCTTATACCATATATGGGAGAGGCCAGTAATTTAGGTAAAGCTATCTTAAAACATTGTGGAATAGAGGCAAGAGTTTTACCAACAGCAACAGTAAAAACTAAAGAAGCTGCAGACAGGTTTATAACCACTGAAGTTTGCTTTCCATTGCGAGGGGTAGTTGGAGATGCTATGGCAACTTTAGAAGAAATAGCTAAAGAAAAAGGTAAAAAATGGATAAACGATAATATAGTTATATTTTTGCCAACAACTTCTGGACCATGTAGATTTGGGAAGTATGGAGAAGTGTTGAAAATATTTTTGCATAAAGAAGGGATGGATAATATTCCTATTATAAGTCCATCTGTGGATACTGGATACCTTCAAATAGAAGCTCCGGAACAATTCAAAACATTGTATCAGAAAGCAGATGTACTTATCAATGTTTTTAGGGCTATTAAAATAGCAGATTTAACAGATGATTTAATAAGAAGATTTAGGCCTTATTGCGACGATTTTACAAAATTTGATGAAACAACCCAAAACCTTTGGAAAGATTTACAAGAATTGTTGATAAATCAAGGAGGATCGATAAAACATCTGAAGCAATGGGTAAGAAATGCTATAGAAACTTTTTCTAATTTAGCACCAAATGCAAAGGAACATTCTTTACCTTTGGTATTATATATTGGTGAAATTTATTCCAGACAACATGATCCTTATACGGATTATGTTATCCAAAAGATCGAAGAAGAGAGATTAGAAATCATAAGAGGAACCATTGTAGAATGGTTAGAATATGTAATATACATTAACGAAAGGCGAAACCCAAATTTTTTATTCAACTTTGTTGATAAATATATGGCATTCACTGATTGGCGTTTTAAGAGAATTTTTGGGGATTATAGAAAAGATCACGATGTTTTACCCAAACCTCAAAAAATTATTGAAGATATGCAAAAAAGCAGAAAATACCATGGAGATATAATAGGTGAGTCTCCTTTGGTTATCGGTATATTCCTTAAATTTTTAAATGGAGAACTGACTAACGAAAGACAACAAGTATCAGGTATATTCCATGTAGGACCATTTACTTGCATGCAGGAGGGTGTTGCTATGGCAAAGATGGATGCTATAGCAGGAAAGGTTTCAAAAGAAAATCCATCAATCGTTATTCCTATGATTCATGCATTTTTTGGAGATTCAGCTAATACAAATCTTGAAGCTGAAATCGCTGCTTTTAGAGAGCAATGTTATTTGAAACATAGAATGATTAAATAA
- a CDS encoding LacI family DNA-binding transcriptional regulator: protein MKTMKEIAKIAGVSQSTVSRVINNNPNVDPEIRKKVLEYIKRYNYKPNRVAQSLVSNKSFLIGIILPEISNPYFPEILEAIEEEANRYKYNIVLSTTNGNLQREKEQVEMLLSRRVDGLIINPTDLSNVEHIEKIKKTLPVVICAQDLKDFDFVSVDHYLAGKIVAKYLINKGHINIGYIGYWKDKKFTGFYKEILYNGLKFDQRNHLMEPKQMHEFSEEDANEVIKKIENHKISAIYTTNDIFATRILNNLQRHNIQVPKEVAVIGFDNTLLCNLTNPPLTSVAQPTMEIGSKCTDILIKKIEDKSSENESKLEQIFLPPRLVIRESA from the coding sequence ATGAAAACAATGAAAGAAATAGCTAAAATAGCCGGAGTTTCTCAATCCACAGTTTCAAGAGTTATTAATAATAATCCGAATGTTGATCCTGAAATAAGAAAAAAGGTTTTAGAGTATATAAAAAGATATAATTATAAACCAAACAGAGTTGCTCAAAGTTTAGTAAGCAATAAAAGTTTCTTAATAGGTATAATACTTCCTGAAATATCAAATCCTTACTTTCCAGAAATATTAGAAGCTATTGAAGAAGAAGCCAATAGATATAAATATAATATAGTATTATCTACAACCAACGGAAATTTACAAAGAGAGAAAGAACAAGTAGAAATGTTGTTAAGTAGAAGAGTAGATGGATTGATCATAAATCCCACTGATTTATCAAACGTTGAACATATAGAAAAGATCAAAAAAACTTTACCTGTTGTAATATGTGCACAGGATCTAAAAGACTTTGATTTTGTTTCTGTAGATCATTACTTGGCTGGGAAGATAGTTGCAAAATATTTGATAAATAAAGGACACATAAATATAGGTTACATAGGTTATTGGAAAGATAAAAAGTTCACAGGGTTTTATAAAGAAATTTTATATAATGGCTTAAAATTTGATCAAAGGAACCATTTAATGGAGCCAAAACAGATGCATGAATTTTCCGAAGAAGATGCTAATGAAGTAATAAAAAAAATCGAGAACCATAAAATTAGTGCTATATATACAACAAACGATATATTTGCTACAAGAATCTTAAACAATCTTCAAAGACATAATATTCAGGTTCCTAAGGAAGTTGCAGTAATTGGATTTGATAACACCCTTCTATGTAATCTAACAAATCCGCCATTAACAAGTGTTGCTCAACCAACAATGGAAATTGGTTCCAAATGTACAGATATTCTGATAAAAAAAATAGAAGATAAAAGTTCAGAAAATGAAAGTAAATTAGAACAAATTTTTTTACCGCCACGGTTAGTGATCAGAGAATCAGCATAG
- the aglA gene encoding alpha-glucosidase AglA, producing the protein MTAVKLSIIGAGSAAFSLRLVGDICKTKGLSGSLVSLMDIDKDRLNAVYMLAKKYAEELGADIKFETTINVEESIKDSHFVVNTALVGGHSYFEKVRQISEKYGYYRGIDSQEFNMVSDYYTISNYNQLKFMWDVAKTIEKFSPKAWLLQAANPVFEITNLITRNIPINMVGICHGHHGVDQIIEALGLEKDKVEWQVAGVNHGIWLTKFLYQGKDAYPLIEEWFEKELINFKPTNPFDDQLAPVAKDMYEFYGKMPIGDTVRNGSWKYHYDLETKKKWFGEPWGGVDSEIGWNWYQDRQAEIALTMQKVAKYFQDNPKAKLLSKETHQQIISFAKNEVKEEFADEIYKILDPERKSGEQHILLANALLNNEKVDLVLNLPNKGTIPGIADDVAVEIPVYADKNGIHHYKLDPQVPERIKKMYLIPRIMRMEWALEAFLTGDRRVLEEFLIRDPRTKSYDQVVKVVDEILALPENEEMRKHYNKK; encoded by the coding sequence ATGACAGCTGTAAAACTAAGTATTATAGGTGCAGGAAGTGCAGCATTTTCATTAAGATTAGTAGGAGATATTTGTAAAACTAAAGGTTTATCAGGGAGTTTGGTATCATTAATGGACATAGACAAAGATAGATTGAACGCCGTTTATATGCTTGCAAAAAAGTATGCCGAAGAATTAGGTGCTGATATAAAATTTGAAACTACAATTAATGTAGAAGAATCTATAAAAGATTCACACTTTGTAGTTAATACTGCTTTGGTAGGTGGTCATAGTTATTTTGAAAAGGTAAGGCAAATTTCTGAAAAATATGGATATTATAGGGGAATAGACTCGCAGGAATTTAATATGGTTTCTGATTATTATACTATATCGAACTATAATCAATTAAAATTCATGTGGGATGTTGCTAAAACTATCGAAAAATTTTCTCCAAAAGCTTGGCTTTTACAAGCTGCCAACCCTGTTTTTGAGATAACTAATTTAATTACAAGAAATATTCCAATTAATATGGTCGGTATTTGTCATGGTCATCATGGAGTAGATCAAATCATTGAAGCACTTGGTTTAGAAAAAGATAAAGTTGAATGGCAAGTTGCCGGAGTTAATCATGGGATATGGCTTACCAAGTTCTTATACCAAGGAAAAGATGCTTATCCGCTTATTGAAGAATGGTTTGAAAAAGAGTTGATAAATTTTAAACCAACTAATCCTTTTGATGACCAGTTAGCGCCTGTTGCAAAAGATATGTATGAATTCTATGGGAAAATGCCTATAGGAGATACCGTTAGGAATGGAAGTTGGAAATACCATTATGACTTAGAAACGAAGAAAAAATGGTTTGGTGAACCTTGGGGTGGAGTTGATTCGGAAATAGGTTGGAATTGGTATCAAGATAGGCAAGCAGAAATAGCTTTGACAATGCAAAAAGTCGCAAAATATTTTCAAGATAATCCAAAAGCAAAATTGTTATCTAAAGAAACTCATCAACAAATAATTTCTTTTGCTAAAAATGAGGTAAAAGAAGAATTTGCAGATGAAATCTACAAAATATTGGATCCAGAAAGAAAAAGTGGAGAACAACACATTTTGTTAGCAAATGCTTTGTTGAATAATGAAAAAGTAGATTTGGTATTGAATTTGCCTAATAAAGGTACAATTCCAGGAATTGCTGATGATGTGGCAGTAGAAATACCCGTTTATGCAGATAAAAATGGAATACATCATTACAAATTGGATCCTCAAGTACCTGAAAGAATAAAGAAAATGTATTTAATCCCAAGAATTATGAGAATGGAATGGGCTTTAGAAGCTTTTTTAACTGGAGATAGAAGAGTTTTAGAAGAGTTCTTAATAAGAGATCCAAGGACAAAATCTTATGATCAAGTTGTAAAAGTTGTAGACGAAATACTTGCTTTACCAGAAAATGAAGAAATGAGAAAACATTACAATAAAAAATGA
- a CDS encoding DeoR/GlpR family DNA-binding transcription regulator, whose translation MNKIIRQDKILEILDKQNSVNLEDLSEELNVSMVTLRRDIAELTEKGLIEKFYGGIRKKNQFSEAQFFERVKINQRKKEKIADLALNFISKGDTIYLDASSTCYVLAKKLIEKVDFLNVVTNNLYTAIVLSKNITYNITVVGGTLDNKNCVIVGVYPENMMKEIRVEKAFFSCSAFSIEEGAFENLPQSGTIKNIVAKNTNQIYLLVDSSKIGKKSIMKTLEPHEINKFISDEYNEELYKIFKKDFIY comes from the coding sequence ATGAATAAAATTATTAGACAGGATAAAATTTTAGAAATCTTAGATAAACAAAATTCGGTTAATCTCGAAGATTTATCAGAAGAATTAAACGTATCTATGGTTACCTTAAGAAGAGATATAGCAGAATTAACGGAAAAAGGTTTAATAGAAAAGTTTTACGGAGGTATTAGAAAAAAGAATCAATTTTCAGAAGCTCAATTTTTTGAAAGAGTAAAAATCAATCAAAGGAAAAAAGAAAAGATAGCAGATTTAGCTTTAAATTTTATAAGTAAAGGTGACACGATATATTTGGACGCAAGTAGCACTTGCTATGTTCTGGCAAAGAAACTTATTGAAAAAGTTGACTTTTTAAATGTTGTTACAAATAATTTATATACAGCCATAGTTCTTTCAAAAAATATCACTTACAATATTACAGTTGTTGGAGGTACCTTAGATAATAAAAATTGTGTTATAGTCGGAGTTTATCCTGAAAATATGATGAAAGAAATAAGGGTCGAAAAAGCATTTTTCTCATGTAGCGCCTTTTCTATTGAAGAAGGTGCTTTTGAAAATCTCCCGCAAAGTGGGACGATAAAAAATATTGTTGCTAAAAATACTAATCAAATATATTTGTTAGTCGATAGTTCTAAAATAGGGAAAAAATCTATTATGAAAACTCTTGAACCTCATGAAATAAATAAGTTTATATCTGATGAATATAATGAAGAATTATATAAAATTTTCAAAAAAGATTTTATATATTAA
- a CDS encoding class II aldolase/adducin family protein — MQSNLLKNEVAEFAKLVWDRKLTDGTGGNMSIKDGEKIYITPTSTIKHFLTEKDIITIDKDGNKIEGEKDPSSERRMHLKIYEKASDVTAVIHAHPIFSTSFAITFEKLPINALPESALVLDPITYIEYKMPGTQEFADAFEEGLERGSKVFVLQNHGVTVAGKDMKDAYVKLETLEFLAQVSFISKLYGNLTEIPVDKIKAFKEFVNKK; from the coding sequence ATGCAATCAAATCTTTTAAAAAACGAAGTAGCAGAATTTGCAAAATTAGTATGGGATAGGAAATTAACAGATGGAACAGGGGGAAATATGAGTATCAAAGACGGTGAAAAAATATATATAACTCCGACATCTACAATAAAACATTTTTTAACCGAAAAAGACATTATTACCATAGACAAAGATGGAAACAAAATAGAAGGGGAAAAAGATCCTTCTTCAGAAAGAAGAATGCATTTAAAAATATATGAGAAAGCATCAGATGTGACTGCAGTTATTCATGCTCATCCAATATTTTCAACATCATTTGCAATTACTTTTGAAAAATTGCCAATTAATGCTCTACCAGAATCAGCGCTTGTATTAGATCCGATAACGTATATTGAATATAAAATGCCAGGAACACAAGAATTTGCCGACGCATTTGAAGAAGGTTTAGAAAGAGGTTCGAAAGTCTTTGTACTTCAGAATCATGGTGTTACAGTTGCTGGTAAAGATATGAAAGATGCTTACGTAAAATTGGAAACATTAGAGTTTCTTGCACAAGTTTCTTTTATCTCAAAGTTGTATGGAAATCTAACTGAAATACCTGTAGATAAAATAAAAGCGTTTAAAGAGTTTGTTAATAAGAAATAG
- a CDS encoding TIM barrel protein — protein sequence MNLEQIKEKVKNFKVEVPSWGFGRSGTRFHAFHILGEARDVYEKMDDAALVNKVTDAVSAVAIHIPWDKVDDYKALKEYTENKGLKIGAVNPNYFEDEDYLYGSLSNSNIKIRRKAIEQTFECIEIMRQTDSKVLSMWIPDGSNYPGQIDFKHSFELLENSLKQITNELDNDMTMLLEYKFFEPAFYSTLLCDWGTSYMLSKALEEKVKVLVDLGHHPQGTNIEYIVSLMSFKRKLGGFHFNSRKYADDDLTVGSLNPYELFLIFVELNKYFDLSLENQEISLVLDQSHNIKPKIPAVVQSLNNLQITYAKSLVVDYEQLRQAQDEQDVIKAEEILKSAYETDVRGILRELRKEKGLPEDPINNLLQREEYKRIIKERI from the coding sequence ATGAATTTAGAGCAAATAAAAGAAAAAGTTAAAAATTTTAAGGTTGAAGTTCCCTCTTGGGGCTTTGGAAGATCAGGAACAAGGTTTCATGCTTTTCATATTCTCGGGGAAGCACGAGATGTATATGAAAAGATGGACGATGCGGCCTTAGTAAATAAAGTAACTGATGCTGTATCTGCTGTAGCTATTCACATTCCTTGGGATAAAGTTGACGATTATAAAGCTTTAAAAGAGTATACAGAAAATAAAGGTTTAAAAATAGGAGCAGTGAATCCTAACTATTTTGAAGATGAAGATTATCTATATGGTTCTTTAAGTAACTCAAATATAAAAATAAGAAGAAAAGCAATAGAGCAAACTTTTGAATGTATAGAAATTATGAGACAGACAGATTCAAAAGTATTATCTATGTGGATACCAGATGGTTCTAATTATCCTGGACAAATAGATTTTAAGCATTCTTTTGAATTACTTGAAAACTCTTTAAAACAAATTACCAATGAATTAGATAATGATATGACAATGCTTCTTGAATATAAATTTTTTGAGCCTGCATTTTATTCAACTCTTCTATGTGATTGGGGAACTTCTTATATGTTGTCTAAAGCATTAGAAGAAAAAGTCAAAGTCTTAGTAGATTTAGGGCATCATCCACAAGGAACAAACATAGAATATATTGTTTCATTAATGTCTTTCAAAAGGAAATTAGGTGGATTCCATTTCAATTCCAGGAAATATGCTGATGATGATTTAACAGTAGGCTCTCTTAATCCATACGAATTGTTTTTAATCTTTGTTGAGTTAAACAAATATTTTGATCTATCTTTAGAAAATCAAGAAATTAGTTTGGTGTTAGACCAAAGTCATAACATAAAACCAAAAATCCCGGCAGTAGTACAGTCACTAAATAATCTTCAAATAACATATGCAAAATCTTTAGTAGTAGATTATGAACAATTAAGACAAGCCCAAGATGAACAGGATGTAATAAAAGCGGAAGAAATCCTAAAATCAGCTTACGAAACAGATGTAAGAGGAATTCTAAGGGAGTTGAGAAAAGAAAAAGGATTACCTGAAGACCCGATAAATAATCTTCTGCAAAGAGAAGAATATAAGCGAATAATTAAAGAAAGAATTTAA
- a CDS encoding autoinducer 2 ABC transporter substrate-binding protein — MKKVTSILLFVVIASFLLAQYDIVFIPKLVGIPYFNAMEEGGKKAAKDLGVNFIYSGPTTDNVAEQIQMVDNFITRKVDAIAVAPNDPAAISSVLKKAMGSGILTMTSDTDANPDARDLFVNQARAQEIGYQMMDTVANILGGKGKFAIVSGGPTAWNLNTWIMYLQQRLTEYPDIELVTIRYAGEDVQKAMDVGLSIMQAFPDVKVLVGMNSTSGPGLAQAIKVAGKVGKVYATGITTPSMMKNYMKEGIVPEFILWDPVELGYLTVWVAKYLLDGNTLPAHEPIEVPGISTKPIYYPENKELVLGPPLVFTPENIDNYDF, encoded by the coding sequence ATGAAAAAGGTAACAAGTATTTTATTATTTGTGGTTATAGCTTCTTTTTTGTTAGCCCAGTACGATATAGTATTTATTCCAAAACTAGTGGGTATACCGTACTTTAATGCTATGGAAGAAGGAGGGAAAAAAGCTGCAAAAGATTTAGGAGTAAATTTTATTTACAGTGGCCCTACAACTGATAACGTAGCAGAACAAATACAAATGGTTGATAATTTTATTACCAGAAAAGTAGATGCAATAGCTGTAGCTCCAAATGATCCAGCCGCAATATCATCGGTTTTGAAAAAAGCTATGGGAAGTGGAATTCTTACTATGACAAGCGATACAGATGCTAACCCAGATGCGAGAGATTTATTTGTTAATCAGGCAAGAGCTCAAGAAATCGGATATCAAATGATGGATACGGTTGCAAACATTTTAGGAGGAAAAGGAAAATTTGCAATAGTCTCTGGCGGACCTACCGCATGGAATCTCAACACCTGGATAATGTATTTACAACAACGATTAACAGAATATCCTGATATAGAATTAGTAACTATAAGATATGCAGGTGAAGATGTTCAAAAAGCGATGGATGTAGGTTTAAGTATAATGCAGGCTTTTCCAGATGTCAAAGTATTAGTTGGAATGAATTCAACTTCAGGTCCTGGTTTAGCTCAAGCTATTAAAGTAGCAGGAAAAGTTGGTAAAGTATATGCTACGGGAATAACCACACCAAGCATGATGAAAAATTACATGAAAGAAGGAATAGTACCAGAGTTTATTCTTTGGGATCCGGTGGAGTTAGGCTATTTAACTGTATGGGTAGCAAAATATTTGTTAGATGGTAATACCTTACCTGCGCATGAACCAATAGAAGTTCCTGGTATTTCAACTAAACCTATATATTATCCAGAAAATAAAGAATTAGTCTTAGGACCTCCTTTAGTTTTTACTCCAGAAAACATAGACAATTATGACTTTTAA